Part of the Streptomyces sp. NBC_00457 genome, GACAACGCCTTGACTTGGCGTTTCACCGGCTCCAGACCCACCATGCGCTCGAGCTCGGCGAGCGCCTCCTCGAGTAACGCGGGGTCGGTCGGGCCGGCCGGCAGGGGCGGCGTCGGGACGACCGACTTCTCGCGCACCGCCGGATCGATCACGGACGGCAGCGGACCGGTCGGCGGCAGGTCGGGCCCGGACAGCTTGAGGTCCCTGCCCTCCATGCCGAAGAGCGGGTCGAGGGCGTCCGGCCCGTCGGCCACGTCCTGACCACCGGACAGCGTGATCGCCGCGAGGTCGGTGGCGTCGTCGTATCCGTCGCCCTCGGCGATCGCGGCGAGCCGGGCCGAGGTGTCCATGAACGCGGGGTCGATGCGGTGCACCGCCCGGTAGAGCGGGAGGGCGGCGGCCGACCGTCCCGTCCCCTCGTGCGCCCGGGCCAGCCAGTAGCGCAGCTCCTTGCGCTGGGGCTGCTCGCTGCGGCAGCGCATCAGGGCCGCCGAGAGAAGAGGTTCGGCCTGGCCGTACATCTCGAGCCGGACCCTGGCCATACCGCCGAACAGGCCCGCCTCGATGCCGAGCATCTGGTCGTCGATCAGCGGGTCGGTGTGCCGGACGAGCTGTTCCCAGTCCTTGACCAGATAGGCCCGGCAGGCGTGCAGAAAGCGGACCTGATGGTCGGTGTCCACCGGCGGCAGCCCCGCGAGAGCCCGGTCGAGTTCAGGGACGTGGCGGCCGTCCAGCCAGTGGGAGGCGTGCGCGAGCAGCAGATCGCGGGGGCTCTCCAGCACGGGCTGCACCCACCAGCCCAGCCAGTACCAGGAGTTGAGGGTGCGGCGGTGCCGGGCGCGCTGTTCGCCGAAGCGGTCCCGGTGCCGGAACATCCTGAGCAGCGCGGTCGTCGTGTCCACGCGCAGCGCATGCAGTCCGAGCCAGCCGTCGGCCATCCCGGGGTCCATCCGCACCGCGGCCCGGAACTCCTCCTCCGCCTGCGGATAAGCGCCCATCGTGTAGGCATCGACGCCTCGCAGCCAGGCCAGGTCGGCCGGGGCCTCGGGGCCCTGCGTGCCGAAGTCCATCACGTCCCCCCACAAACCGTGCCCCCGTTCGGTTCGCCGCCGGGCCCGGTGCCCGTCGGCATCCTTGGTCGAACCGCCCTACCGCGGACCGGAGTTGCAACGGTGCGCAGAGCAGCCGTCCGAAGGTCGCAACGAGGGCATCGTACCTGCGCAGGTGTCGCCCGCCCCAGGGTGCCGCATGGGCCGTTTGACGAGGTGGGAGCATATGGGGCGCACTCGGCTCGGTGACCGAGGGTGAGCGAATCATGCCGGGCAGCGCCCGAAATGGGCGAAGAGGACAGAACGAAGCCCCCGATCACGGGGGAACAACCGGGGGCTTCGCGTCTGTGGGCGGCTCTCAAATGGCCGCACATTGAGAACGTAAGACCTGTACGGCCCCCCGGTCAAGCCGAGTTGGGGGACTCCGCGAAGTTCGAACACCCGGGTCTTCACAAGTTCAGCACATTGCCGATGGCCCGTCACCGTGTGTGATTTCGCGGTCCGGACCAACCGTTCCAACGGGCCCCGGACACACCTTGTATCCCTTTTCGCACTGTCGCACCAGGAGGTCGGCGAAGGGGCGCGAAGGGTCATCGGCGAAATGCCGCCGCTCCGCCTGGACCCACCCGGCCCAGAACTCCCGCTGCTCCTCCCCGTCCCGGTTCCGCCCCCGCGTCCAGGCCTCCTCGTGCGGCAACTCCATCCACAGCAGATGGGCCAGGTGCGGGCGCAGCGTCCGGCGTCCGGCGCCGACGCCCTCGACGAGGATCACGGGTGCGGGCGGCAGCAGGCGGTCCGGTCCGAAGCGGCGGGCCCGCCAGTCGTACGGGGCATAGCGCGCGGTCCTGCCCTGCGCGAGCGGCTCGATCACCTGGCCCAGCAGCCGGTCCGTCCAGTCGAACAATTCCTCATGGCTGGCGATGTCGTCGAGACGGAGCACGGGAGCGCCGCCCAGCGCGTCGGCCAACTGCCCGGCGAACGTGGACTTTCCGGAGCCGGCGTGTCCGTCGATCCCGATCAGACGGACCGGGCCGCAGGACGGGGGGAGTCGGCGGAGCCGGAGGACGAGGTCGTGAATCGTGATTCCCGGGGGTGCGGAAGGGGGTCGATTCATTCTAGGTGCGGGGCCGCGCCGCAGGTCGTGACAGTGGTCGACACCAATGTTGGTGGGTGTGGCATGAGCGGATGTGCTGGCCCGGGCACATCGCCTCCGTCCATAGTGGGCGCACCACCGTGCACCGGACCTGCCCCGACTCGGACACCTGGGGGATTGCCGCCCATGAGCAGAGCCGAACAGCCGTCCCGCAGAAGCGTCCTGGCCGCCGCCGTCGTCGCGGCCGTCGCGGGCGGCTCGGCCCCCGCCTCCGTCACCGAGGCCGCGGCGGACGCCGAGGACCCGGCGCAGGCCGACCAGCCTCGCTTTGTCGACAACCGCGCCTGGACCACGTACGCCGACTGGCGGGGCGGCACCGCCCGCGGCACCCGGGCCGTCGCCGGCGCCCGCCCCGGCGTCGTGCTCGACGCCCCCGCGGGCACCGTCGACTACACCGACCCGCACACCGGCAGGACGGCCACCTGGGAGTACGCGACCTGGACGTCCCCCGTCCACCGGCTCTCCGTCCCCTCGGCCGAGGCGATCGCGTCCTGGAACGCGCACACCCCGGACGGCACCTGGCTCCAGGTCGAGCTGCGGGGGACATATACGGACGGCACGAACACCCCCTGGTACGTGATGGGCCGCTGGGTCGCCGGTGACCGGGACATCAAGCGCACGTCGGTCGACGGCCAGAAGGACGGCAAGAGCAGCGTCTGGACGGACACCTTCGCGATCGACGACCCGTCGACGGGCCTGCGGCTGGCGTCGTACCGGCTGCGGCTGACCCTCTACCGCAAGCCGGGCACGAAGAGCACCCCCACCGTGTGGCGGCTGGGTGCGATGGGCTCCGACGTCCCCGACCGCTTCACCGTCCCGGCCTCCACACCCGGCCTGGCCCGGGAGCTGGACGTGCCGCGCTACTCGCAGGACATCCATGAGGGCCAGTACCCGGAGTACGACAACGGCGGCGAGGCCTGGTGCAGCCCCACCTCCTCGCAGATGATCATCGAGTACTGGGGCGGCCGTCTCACACCCGAGCAGCTGGCCTGGGTCGACCCGTCGTACGCCGATCCGCAGGTGTGCCACGCGGCCCGGTTCACCTACGACCACCAGTACGAGGGCTGCGGCAACTGGCCGTTCAACGTCGCCTACGCCGCCACCTTCCAGGGGCTCCAGGGCGTGGTCACCCGGCTCGGTTCGCTCACCGACCTGGAGACGCTGATCGTGGCCGGTATTCCGGCCATAACATCCCAGTCCTTCCTGGCGAGCGAGCTGACGGGGGCCGGGTACGGCACCGCGGGGCATCTGATGACGGTCATCGGGTTCACGGCGGACGGCGATGTGATCGCCAACGACCCGGCCTCGCCGAGCAACGAGGCGGTGCGACGCGTCTACCGGCGCCGAGAGTGGGAGAACGTCTGGCTCCGCACCAAGCGGTACAACGCCGCGGGCGACGTCGTCTCCGGCACGGGCGGGGTCTGCTACCTGTACTTCCCGGCGCAGCCGACGGCTCAGCAGCGCCTGGCGCTCAAGGCCGTGGGCGTGAGCTGACGCACCCGCCGGGCTGTGAGCAAGGTCTCGGCCGCAAAAGCCCCCGATGCTGGCAAGGTGGACATCATGACCGCGAACGCAGCCACCGCTTCCCGCGCCCGCGCCCGGACGGGCGGACCCAAGGACGACGGCCCGGAGATCCTCGAACACGTCATGGGCTGGACCCTCGTCGTGGTGGTCGCGATGCTCGTGGCCCAACTCGGGCTGCTGTGACCTGATCCCCTGTTCGACCTGACATACTGCGGATGTCCCGCAGCCCGTTGAAGACCAGGGTCGAAATTGAATATCAGCCATCAGCGCGACGCCGAGCACCCCCGGGTGCGCGGCACCGAGCGCTCGCTGGCGCGTCGCGCCGAACTCATCGCCATCGGGCGGAAGTTGTTCGCCGACACGTCCTACGACGCGCTCTCGATGGACGACATCGCCCGGCAGGCGCAGGTGGCCAAGGGGCTGATCTATTACTACTTCCAGTCCAAGCGCGGCTACTACCTGGCGATCATCAAGGACTCCGTCGCCGACCTGGTCACCTACGCCGCGAGCGGTCTCCAACTGCCGCCGGTGGACCGCGTCCACCGCACGATCGACAGCTATCTGCGCTACGCCGAGCACAACCAGGCCGCCTACCGCACCATCGTCAGCGGTGGCGTCGGCTTCGACGCCGAGGTGCACGCCATCCGGGACGGGGTGCGCGAGGCGATCGTCGCGACCATCGCCGAGGGTGCGTACGGCCGCAGCGACATCGCCCCGCTGGCCCGCATGGGCCTGCTCGCCTGGGTGTGCAGCGTCGAAGGCGCCGCCCTGGACTGGATCGACCGCCCCGAACTCTCCCGCGACGTCATGTGCGAACTGCTGGTCAAGTCGCTGGGCGGCGCGATGCGCGCCATCGAAGAACTGGACCCGGCCTACCCCGCTCCCCAGCCCGTCCGCCGGGACACCTGAACACCCCAAGGGGCGGAGGTCTCGTGGTCCTCCGCCCCAAGCCCCCGTGGAAGGGGGCTAGTTGATCGCCTTGATCAGCTCGCCGCCGGCCGTGTCACCGCTCAGCTCCCAGAAGAACGTGCCGCCCAGCCCCTGCTGGTTCTTGTACGTCATCTTGGTCGCGATGGTCGCGGGGGTGTCGTAACTCCACCAGTTGTTCCCGCACTTGGCGTATGCGGTGCCGCCCACCGTGCCGGTCGCCGGGCACTTCGTCTTGAGCACCTTGTAGTCCTCGAAGCCTGCCTCGTATGTCCCCGCCGCCGGACCGGTCGCCGTGCCGCCGGGCGCCGCCTGCGTCACTCCCGTCCAGCCGCGGCCGTAGAAGCCGATGCCCAGCAGCAGCTTGGCGGCCGGGATGCCGAGGCCCTTGAGCTTGGCGATGGTCGCCGAGGAGTAGTAACCGGCCTGCGGAATACCGGGGTACGAGTTCAGTGGTGAGTGCGGTGCCGTCGGGCCGGTCGTGGCCCAGGCGCCGAAGAAGTCGTACGTCATCGGGTTGTACCAGTCGACGTACTGGGCCGCGCCCGCGTAGTCCGCCGCGTCGATCTTGCCGCCCGCGGTCGCGTCGGCGGTGATCGCCGCGGTGACCAGGTTGCTCGCGCCGAACTTGGCCCGCAGTGCCTGCATGAGGTTCGTGAAGGCGGCCCGGCCGCTGGTGTCGCAGGTGGCGCCGCAGGCGTTCGGGTACTCCCAGTCGATGTCGATGCCGTCGAAGACGTCCGCCCACTTGGAGTTCTCGACCAGGTCGTAGCAGGACTGGGCGAACGCGGCCGGGTTCTTGGCGGCCTCGCCGAAACCGGCCGACCAGGTCCAACCGCCGAAGGACCAGAGGACCTTGAGGCCGGGGTGCTTCTTCTTCAGCTCGCGCAGCTGGTTGAAGGTGCCGCGCAGCGGCTGGTCCCAGGTGTCGGCGACGCCGTCCACCGACTCGGCGGCGGTGTAAGTCCGTTCGGTGGCCGCGTAGTTGTCGCCCGCCGCGCACTTGCCGCCGGTGACATTGCCGAAGGCGTAGTTGATGTGGGTGAGCCGGACGCCCACCTCGGGCGTCCGGCGGCAATAGGTGCCCCACTCCGTCACCTTCTCGGCCGTGAACGACCGGAGCCTTGCGCCCGATGTTCACACCTCGTCGCGCTCCTTCGTGCCGCTGGCTGCGGTACCAAGGTCGCATCCGCCCGGAGGGGCGCGGGACCGGTGACGTGCCCCACACCGGGAAGGTCCCGGTGGCACCAGTCTGATCGGCGCCTACCACAACCGTGTCCCCGGATGAACCGGTTCGTGCCTTCAAGAGCTCCCAGACCGATTCCGCCAGGCTAGCGAACGTGGACGCGCCCCGTGTCACTTTCCGTCGATTGCCGCGTGCGCTGAGTACCCGGAAGTTCTTGAAGTAAGCGGTCGTTAACTGGTGACTCGGTGCCTTCGATCGGGCATACTCACAGCGCAGAGCCGCTGGTCAGAACCTTCCGCAACCCGGGAGAACCCGAGCACCGGCCCGCATCGAGACAGACCGTCGGAGCCGCCCCACCCACCAGGCGAGCCCGTCCGTGCCCGTCAGGGAGGAGAGCGTCGCCATGACCGACCGCACCCCGCAGCCGGTGGACCGACAACTGCCCACGGACGAGGCACGGGATCTGCTCGCCCTCGTTCGTGACATCGCCCAGCGCGAGATCGCCCCGAAGGCGGCCGAGGAGGAGGACGCCGGACGCTTCCCGCGTGAGATCTTCACCCTGCTCTCGGAATCCGGCCTCCTCGGACTGCCGTACGACTCCGAGTACGGCGGCGGCGACCAGCCGTACGAGATCTACCTCCAGGTGCTCGAAGAGCTGGCCGCGGCCCGGCTCACCGTCGGTCTCGGGGTGAGCGTCCACTCCCTGTCCTGCCATGCGCTCGCCACCTACGGCAGCAAGCAGCAGCAGGTCGAGTTCCTGCCCGACATGCTCGGCGGCGGACTGCTCGGCGCGTACTGCCTGTCCGAGCCGTCGTCCGGCTCGGACGCGGCCTCACTGCGGACGAAGGCCGTGCGGGACGGCGACGACTGGGTGATCACCGGCACGAAGGCCTGGATCACCCATGGCGGGGTCGCCGACTTCTACACCGTCATGGCCCGCACCGGCGCGGAGGGCGCGCGCGGGATCACCGCGTTCCTGGTGCCCGCCGACGCGGAGGGGCTGAGCGCGGCGGCGCCGGAGAAGAAGATGGGCATGAAGGGGTCGCCGACCGCGCAGGTCCACTTCGACGGAGTGCGAGTGCCCGACGAACGGCGCATCGGCGACGAGGGGCAGGGCTTCGCGATCGCCCTCGCCGCGCTCGACTCCGGGCGGCTCGGCATCGCGGCCTGCGCCATCGGCCTGGCCCAGGCGGCGCTCGACGAGGCGCTTGCGTACGCCACCGGACGGCAGCAGTTCGGGCGGCCGATCTCCGACTTCCAGGGGATGCGCTTCCTGCTCGCCGACATGGCGACCCAGCTCGAGGCGGGCCGGGCGCTGTATCTGGCGGCGGCGCGGCTGCGGGACGCCGGCCGGCCGTTCGCCAAGCAGGCCGCCATGGCCAAGCTGCACTGCACCGACACGGCGATGAAGGTCACCACGGACGCCGTCCAGGTCCTCGGCGGGTACGGCTACACGGCCGACTTCCCGGTCGAGCGCAATATGCGCGAGGCCAAGGTGCTACAGATCGTCGAGGGCACCAACCAGATCCAGCGGATGGTCATCGCCCGTCATCTCGCGGGTCCCGAGACCCGCTGACCTGGCTCAGTCCGCGCGGCGGCGCCGCGAGCCGGGTCCACTCCGGGTCGTGGCGCCCCGGCAGGGTGCGCCCGCGGTCGGCCCACTTGCGCATGAGATCGCGGTAGATGGGGGGATCCTGGGGCTGCGGCGGCGCCGGCGGAACCGATTTGGCGGGCGCCGGAACGAACACCCGGCGGGCTCGCCCCGTCGCCGGATAGGTGGGGGTCATACCTGGCCAACGCCCGTGCCGATCGGCAGGTCACCGAGCCGCGAAATCGTCTGTGAGTTCGCGGACGTATTGCTCCGTATATGGTTTCCTACGATTACCTGACGCATCGTCAGTCGCGCCGCGGCAACCTGTCGGCGGACCCGGACGCACTGATCCTGCACCACGGCAGCGTGCGAGCCATGGTGCAGGGCAGCTACGGGGATGGAGCGAGCCGGCTCAGGCGGCGTGACGTCGCATCACGGGGACCCGCATGGGGCGCGAACCCGGTCCGCCGACGTGCGAGAAGGGCTGCTTGCGCCAGTCCAGCCCCTGCGGAAGCGTCAACAGCAGGGCGGTGTCCTGCTCCTGGGGTTCGGCCGACTCGTCCGCGGGACGGGCCTCGGACGCGCGACGGCCGGTGCCGGCGCAGACCGTGAGCCCGAACGGGTTCCACGGCGAAGCGCACAGCGCGTGCTCCGGCAGGATCTCCTCGTCCGCCAGCAGGGCGATGGGCTGTGCGCAGTCCGGGCAGATCACCCGGTACATCTCGAAGGTGTCGTACGCGTCGAACTCCTCCGCTTCGAGAGCCTCGGCAGCGTCGGGTTCGACGCCCTCCGGCTGGGGCTCGACGACCGGCTGCTGCCGCTTGGGCGTGGTTCGACCAGGGCGCTTAACACTGTGCATGGGATTCTCCCCCTCGGGCTGGGCCGTGACGGCACTGCGGCCTCGACCACAGCAAGCACTTCCCGCCCCGTCTCGGCGTTAATCACGGGGACATCACGGAGAATCCGGCGGGCCTGTGGCGTTCGTCACATGCCATCCGCAGGTGCCCGGGGTGGCACGTTTGTCCCTCAGTCCGCTCACAGGCTGCTCTCGGGCACATCACGAACCGGGTATGACCTGGAGTGCTCAGGTATCCGAGGAGATCAACGGCACTGTAGGTTCTTGCGCCATGGAGGAGCTGGACCGACAGATCGTGCAGCTGCTCGTCAAGGACGGGCGGATGAGCTACACCGACCTGGGCAAGGCCACGGGCCTGTCCACGTCGGCGGTGCACCAGCGCGTGCGCCGGCTGGAACAGCGCGGCGTCATCCGCGGGTACGCGGCGGTCGTCGACCCCGAGGCCGTCGGGCTGCCCATCACCGCCTTCATCTCGGTCAAGCCGTTCGACCCCAGCGCCCCCGACGACATCGCCGAGCGACTGGCCGACGTGCCCGAGATCGAGGCCTGCCACAGCGTCGCGGGCGACGAGAACTACATCCTCAAGGTCCGGGTGGCCACCCCGCACGAGCTGGAGGAGCTGCTGGCCCGGGTGAGGTCGCTGGCCGGTGTCTCGACGCGGACGACGGTCGTGCTGTCGACGCCGTACGAGGCACGGCCGCCGAGGATCTGAGCGCCCTGCCGACAGGCCGCCGCGCGTGAGGCGCGAAACTGTCCCTCATGAGTGAACGCGCCGCTGCCTCCCCCCGCACCGTCCTCCTCCGCCGCGGGGAGGTCCACAGCCCCGCCGATCCGTTCGCGACCGCGATGGTCGTCGAGCGCGGACAGGTCGCCTGGGTGGGTTCCGAAGGTGCCGCCGACGCCTTCGCCGAGGGGGTGGACGAGGTCGTCGACCTGGACGGCGCGCTCGTCACCCCCGCGTTCACCGACGCCCATGTCCACACCACGTCCACCGGTCTCGCCCTCACCGGCCTGGACCTGTCCACCGCTCCCTCCCTCGACGCGGCCCTCGCCGCCGTACGGGACTTCGCCGCCGCCCGCCCGGACGACCGGGTCCTTCTCGGTCACGGCTGGGACGCCGCCCGCTGGCCCGGAGGCCGCCCGCCGACCCGCGCGGAACTCGACGCGGCCACGGGCGGCCGCCCCCTGTACCTGTCCCGTATCGACGTCCACTCGGCGGTCGTCACGACGGCCCTGCTCGATCTGGTCCCCGGCGGGATCACGCGGGCCGACGAACCGCTCACCCGCGACGCCCATCACGCCGTACGCGCCGCCGCGTTCGCAGCCGTGACGCCCGCACAGCGCACCGAGGCCCAGCGCGCCGCCCTCGCCCACGCCGCCTCCGTCGGCATCGGCTCGGTCCACGAGTGCGCCGGCCCCGACATCTCCTCGGAGGACGACTTCACGGGCCTGCTGCGGCTCGCGGCCGAGGAGCCGGGCCCGCGGGTGGTGGGCTACTGGGCCGAGCAGGATGTCGAGAAGGCGCGCGAGCTGGGCGCCGTCGGCGCGGCCGGCGACCTGTTCGTCGACGGCTCCCTCGGCTCGCGCACCGCCTGTCTGCACGAGCCGTACGCCGACGCCCACCACACCGGCGTTTCCTACCTGGACGCCGCCGCGGTCGCCGCCCATGTCGCCGCCTGCACCGAAGCGGGCCTCCAGGCGGGCTTCCACGCGATCGGGGACGCCGCCGTGACGGCCGTGGTGGACGGCGTGCGCGCCGCCGCGGAGAAGGTCGGCCTCGCCCGCGTCCGCGCCGCCCGGCATCGCGTCGAGCACGCCGAGATGCTCACCCCGGACACCGTCGCCGCCTTCGCCGAGCTCGGTCTGACCGCTTCCGTACAGCCCGCCTTCGACGCGCTGTGGGGCGGCGAGGACGGCATGTACGCCCAGCGTCTCGGCGTACCGCGGGCCCGCCTGCTGAACCCCTTCGCGGCCCTGCTGCGCGCCGGCGTCCCGCTCGCCTTCGGCTCCGACAGCCCGGTCACGCCCCTCGACCCCTGGGGCACCGTCCGGGCCGCCGCTTTCCACCGGACGCCCGAGCACCGGGTCTCCGCGCGCGCCGCGTTCACGGCCCACACCCGGGGCGGCTGGCGGGCCGTCGGACGGGACGACGCCGGCGTGCTGGTGCCGGGCGCACCCGCGGACTACGCCGTGTGGCGCACCGACGCGCTGGTCGTGCAGGCTCCGGACGACCGGGTCGCGCGCTGGTCGACCGACCCCCGTTCCGGCACCCCCGGTCTGCCCGATCTGAGCCCGGGCGCCGAGCTCCCCGTCTGCCTGCGGACCGTGGTGGGCGGACGAACCGTGTTTGTACGGCCGGGCGAGTGACGTCACGGGGTGGCGCGCACAAGATCGGCGCCAGGCGCACTGTCGCTCGACCTGCGTATCCTCCGCACTGACCAGGGCTTTGAGTAGATATCCGCAGGTCAAACGGCTGTTGACAGCCGATGGCGGGGGGCCGGTAGGTTCGGCCCAGTCCACCACCGGACGCCCGACCGGAGAACCTCCGTGCAGTCGTCGCCACGCCGCTGGGTCAGGGACGGTGTCGCCGCACCGGGGCACCGCCACTGGCAGCCAGGCTCAGCGCCCGCGCCGCGACGAGGGAGCGTTCCGGCCGGTCGGGGAGGTGTGACCCGGGTGGGGCCCGGGCGCTCAGTAGACAACGGCCTTTCGGTCGACCCGCAGCCAGCGGGTCCCAGGTCGGCCCGAAGGGCGCCGGGCCCCCATCCGCAGTCCCGCGGACGTCCTGGATCACAGACGTCGGAAAGGGGACACATACCCGGCCCTTGCCGAATCGACACCGGTGTACGACCCTTCTGACGCGTCCACGCAGGCAGCGCCCACTATGGTGGAGCCCTGCGCACGGACACGAAGGGGCAGCAGTGAACGACGGCGACGGGACCCTCGCGGCACAGAGCCAGGGGAGGCAGTTCGGGCCGCTCGGCACGGCCTTGGTGATCATCCCGACCTACAACGAGGCGGAGAACATCAAGGCGATCGTCGGGAGGGTGCGCAAGGCCGTCCCCAAGGCTCACGTGCTCGTCGCCGACGACAACAGCCCCGACGGCACGGGCAAGTTCGCCGACGAGCTGACCGTCGAGGACGACCAGGTCCATGTCCTGCACCGCCAGGGCAAGGAGGGCCTCGGTGCCGCCTACCTCGCCGGGTTCCGCTGGGGCATGGAGCACGGCTTCGGCGTACTGATCGAGATGGACGCCGACGGCTCCCACCAGCCCGAGGAACTGCCCCGGCTGCTCACCGCGCTCAAGGGCGCCGATCTGGTGCTCGGCTCCCGCTGGGTGCCCGGCGGCCGGGTGGTGAACTGGCCCAAGTCCCGCGAGTTCATCTCCCGCGGCGGCAGCCTCTACTCGCGTGTGCTGCTCGACGTCCCCATCCGTGATGTCACCGGCGGCTACCGCGCCTTCCGCAGCGAGACCCTGGAGGGCCTCGGCCTCGACGAGGTCGCCTCCCAGGGCTACTGCTTCCAGGTCGACCTGGCCCGCCGCGCGATCAAGGCCGGATACCACGTCGTCGAGGTCCCCATCACCTTCGTGGAGCGCGAGCACGGCGACTCCAAGATGAGCCGGGACATCCTCGTGGAGGCCCTGTGGCGGGTCACCACATGGGGCGTGGGGGAGCGGGTCGGCAAGGTCCTCGGCCGGGGCAAGCCGTCACAGTCGTAGACCTACGGCCTCACAGGCACCATTGATCGTCCTCTTATCCCGTACTGAGCCGGACCCAGGCACACTGGACGCATGACGACTGGCGCTCCGACCCCCACCCACCCCGCACGGCCCCGGCGCTCCCGGCTGCGCACCTTCCTGCCGCTGTCCATCGCCGCCTGGCTGGTGCTGGAGATCTGGCTGCTGACCGTGGTCGCGGGCGCCTCCAGCGTGTTCACGGTGTTCCTGCTGCTGCTCGCCGGGTTGGTGCTCGGCGCGGTGGTCATCAAGCGGGCCGGCCGCCGTGCCTTCCGGAACCTCACCGAGACGCTGCAACAGCAGCAGAGCGGCGCGGCGCCCCCGGCCCCGTCGGGCAACAGCGAGGGCAACGGGCTGATGATGCTCGGCGGTCTGCTGCTCATGCTCCCCGGCCTGGTCTCGGACGCGGTGGGCCTGCTCCTGCTGGTTCCGCCGGTCCAGAAGGCCATCAGCCGGTATGCGCAGCGCACCTTCGAGCGCACCCTGCGCGAGGCCGGTTCCGGCACCCTGGGCGATGCCTTCCAGCAGGCGCGTATGCACCGCCCCGACGGCAAGGTCGTGCAGGGAGAGGTCATCCGGGACGAGCCCGGGGACGCCCCGCAGGGTCCGCGCCCGCCGATCACGGGCTGAGGCCCGCCCGGGCACACGAAAACCGCGGGCGCCGTACGTCAATCTCACGTACGGCGCCCGCGGTTGTGTGCGTGTGTTGCTTACTGCCCAAGCCCCGCAGGTATCACGCGGACTTGCGGCTGTCGCGCGGATGTACCGCGATGTTCATCGCACCGGACCGCAGAACTGCCAGACGCTCCTCAAGGACCTCTTCGAGCTCCTCGCGGGTGCGCCGCTCCATCAGCATGTCCCAATGTGTACGCGCGGGCTTGGCCTTCTTTTCCTCAGGGCCGTCGCCGTCAACGAGGAGTGCCTGGGCCCCGCAGACCTTGCACTCCCACTCCGGCGGGATCTCCGCCTCGACCGAGAAGGGCATCTCAAAGCGATGTCCCTTCTCGCATGCGTACTCCACGGCCTGGCGCGGGGCCAGGTCGATGCCGCGGTCCGTCTCGTAGCTGGTCACCA contains:
- a CDS encoding glycoside hydrolase family 18 protein; translated protein: MTEWGTYCRRTPEVGVRLTHINYAFGNVTGGKCAAGDNYAATERTYTAAESVDGVADTWDQPLRGTFNQLRELKKKHPGLKVLWSFGGWTWSAGFGEAAKNPAAFAQSCYDLVENSKWADVFDGIDIDWEYPNACGATCDTSGRAAFTNLMQALRAKFGASNLVTAAITADATAGGKIDAADYAGAAQYVDWYNPMTYDFFGAWATTGPTAPHSPLNSYPGIPQAGYYSSATIAKLKGLGIPAAKLLLGIGFYGRGWTGVTQAAPGGTATGPAAGTYEAGFEDYKVLKTKCPATGTVGGTAYAKCGNNWWSYDTPATIATKMTYKNQQGLGGTFFWELSGDTAGGELIKAIN
- a CDS encoding Lrp/AsnC family transcriptional regulator; the encoded protein is MEELDRQIVQLLVKDGRMSYTDLGKATGLSTSAVHQRVRRLEQRGVIRGYAAVVDPEAVGLPITAFISVKPFDPSAPDDIAERLADVPEIEACHSVAGDENYILKVRVATPHELEELLARVRSLAGVSTRTTVVLSTPYEARPPRI
- a CDS encoding AAA family ATPase, whose product is MDFGTQGPEAPADLAWLRGVDAYTMGAYPQAEEEFRAAVRMDPGMADGWLGLHALRVDTTTALLRMFRHRDRFGEQRARHRRTLNSWYWLGWWVQPVLESPRDLLLAHASHWLDGRHVPELDRALAGLPPVDTDHQVRFLHACRAYLVKDWEQLVRHTDPLIDDQMLGIEAGLFGGMARVRLEMYGQAEPLLSAALMRCRSEQPQRKELRYWLARAHEGTGRSAAALPLYRAVHRIDPAFMDTSARLAAIAEGDGYDDATDLAAITLSGGQDVADGPDALDPLFGMEGRDLKLSGPDLPPTGPLPSVIDPAVREKSVVPTPPLPAGPTDPALLEEALAELERMVGLEPVKRQVKALSAQLNMARLRAGQGLPVQPPKRHFVFSGPSGTGKTTVARILGRVFYALGLLGGDHLVEAQRADLVGEYLGQTAVKANELIDSAIGGVLFVDEAYSLSNTGYGKGDAYGDEALQVLLKRAEDNRDHLVVILAGYPEGMDRLLAANPGLSSRFTTRVDFPSYRPLELTSIGEVLAAENGDVWDEEALDELRSIAGHVVDQGWIDELGNGRFLRTLYEKSCAYRDLRLSAYPGTLTRDDLSTLRLPDLMQAYGEVLSGRGPQDPSAM
- a CDS encoding peptidase C39 family protein; the protein is MSRAEQPSRRSVLAAAVVAAVAGGSAPASVTEAAADAEDPAQADQPRFVDNRAWTTYADWRGGTARGTRAVAGARPGVVLDAPAGTVDYTDPHTGRTATWEYATWTSPVHRLSVPSAEAIASWNAHTPDGTWLQVELRGTYTDGTNTPWYVMGRWVAGDRDIKRTSVDGQKDGKSSVWTDTFAIDDPSTGLRLASYRLRLTLYRKPGTKSTPTVWRLGAMGSDVPDRFTVPASTPGLARELDVPRYSQDIHEGQYPEYDNGGEAWCSPTSSQMIIEYWGGRLTPEQLAWVDPSYADPQVCHAARFTYDHQYEGCGNWPFNVAYAATFQGLQGVVTRLGSLTDLETLIVAGIPAITSQSFLASELTGAGYGTAGHLMTVIGFTADGDVIANDPASPSNEAVRRVYRRREWENVWLRTKRYNAAGDVVSGTGGVCYLYFPAQPTAQQRLALKAVGVS
- a CDS encoding SCO1431 family membrane protein, coding for MTANAATASRARARTGGPKDDGPEILEHVMGWTLVVVVAMLVAQLGLL
- a CDS encoding TetR/AcrR family transcriptional regulator — protein: MNISHQRDAEHPRVRGTERSLARRAELIAIGRKLFADTSYDALSMDDIARQAQVAKGLIYYYFQSKRGYYLAIIKDSVADLVTYAASGLQLPPVDRVHRTIDSYLRYAEHNQAAYRTIVSGGVGFDAEVHAIRDGVREAIVATIAEGAYGRSDIAPLARMGLLAWVCSVEGAALDWIDRPELSRDVMCELLVKSLGGAMRAIEELDPAYPAPQPVRRDT
- a CDS encoding acyl-CoA dehydrogenase family protein; translation: MTDRTPQPVDRQLPTDEARDLLALVRDIAQREIAPKAAEEEDAGRFPREIFTLLSESGLLGLPYDSEYGGGDQPYEIYLQVLEELAAARLTVGLGVSVHSLSCHALATYGSKQQQVEFLPDMLGGGLLGAYCLSEPSSGSDAASLRTKAVRDGDDWVITGTKAWITHGGVADFYTVMARTGAEGARGITAFLVPADAEGLSAAAPEKKMGMKGSPTAQVHFDGVRVPDERRIGDEGQGFAIALAALDSGRLGIAACAIGLAQAALDEALAYATGRQQFGRPISDFQGMRFLLADMATQLEAGRALYLAAARLRDAGRPFAKQAAMAKLHCTDTAMKVTTDAVQVLGGYGYTADFPVERNMREAKVLQIVEGTNQIQRMVIARHLAGPETR
- a CDS encoding uridine kinase family protein — protein: MNRPPSAPPGITIHDLVLRLRRLPPSCGPVRLIGIDGHAGSGKSTFAGQLADALGGAPVLRLDDIASHEELFDWTDRLLGQVIEPLAQGRTARYAPYDWRARRFGPDRLLPPAPVILVEGVGAGRRTLRPHLAHLLWMELPHEEAWTRGRNRDGEEQREFWAGWVQAERRHFADDPSRPFADLLVRQCEKGYKVCPGPVGTVGPDREITHGDGPSAMC